In Trichocoleus desertorum NBK24, the following are encoded in one genomic region:
- a CDS encoding fumarylacetoacetate hydrolase family protein, with the protein MAQRYVRVQTPEGQIYYGLLQLNRGVQVLDAPPWLKGQPTDLELKPDSYQLLAPCAPSKIVAVGKNYAKHAAEMGGDVPQEPLLFLKPPTAVTAAGTEINYPSQSERVDYEGELAVVIGERCVDCTPEQAQNKIWGYTIANDVTARDLQRRDSQWARAKGFDTFCPLGPWIVRELSPGARLQTILNENSEPAQSALIEQMVFPPDVLVSYISRIMTLLPGDVVLTGTPEGVGPLQIGDRVRVEIEGIGSLDNQVVARPAIRS; encoded by the coding sequence ATGGCACAGCGCTATGTCCGAGTTCAAACACCTGAAGGCCAAATTTACTATGGCTTGTTGCAGCTAAATCGAGGTGTGCAGGTGCTAGATGCACCTCCGTGGCTCAAGGGCCAGCCCACTGACTTAGAGCTGAAGCCAGATAGCTACCAGCTTTTAGCGCCTTGTGCGCCCTCTAAAATTGTGGCGGTCGGCAAGAATTATGCCAAGCATGCAGCGGAAATGGGAGGAGACGTTCCTCAAGAACCTTTATTGTTTTTGAAGCCTCCCACTGCGGTAACGGCAGCAGGAACAGAAATTAATTACCCATCTCAATCCGAGAGAGTGGATTACGAAGGCGAGCTAGCGGTGGTGATTGGGGAGCGGTGCGTAGACTGTACCCCAGAGCAGGCTCAGAACAAAATTTGGGGCTACACCATTGCCAATGACGTCACCGCCAGAGATCTCCAGCGCCGTGATAGCCAATGGGCAAGGGCCAAAGGATTTGATACGTTCTGTCCTTTGGGGCCTTGGATTGTGCGCGAACTCAGCCCAGGAGCCAGATTGCAAACCATTTTGAATGAAAATTCTGAACCTGCCCAATCTGCTTTGATTGAGCAGATGGTTTTTCCTCCCGATGTGCTGGTGTCTTACATCAGTCGCATCATGACGCTGCTTCCAGGCGATGTGGTGCTAACCGGGACACCGGAAGGAGTAGGGCCGCTACAAATTGGCGATCGCGTGCGCGTAGAGATTGAAGGAATCGGTAGCCTCGACAACCAGGTAGTCGCTCGACCAGCTATTCGCTCCTAA
- a CDS encoding STAS domain-containing protein — protein sequence MTDQKVSRAIVLQPQGRLDLEGGVALQHQIAAIASERYSYWILDLANIEFINSSGLVALITGLNSANKCNCRLVICNVQASAKLIFEITQLDRVFEIVEDLETLFTERPPVMELVPSKTTTSKVSKPVAA from the coding sequence ATGACTGATCAAAAAGTGAGCAGAGCCATTGTACTTCAACCCCAAGGTCGTTTAGATCTTGAAGGTGGTGTTGCTTTACAACATCAGATCGCAGCGATCGCCTCCGAGCGCTATAGCTACTGGATACTGGACTTAGCAAATATTGAGTTCATCAACAGCTCTGGCCTAGTAGCCTTGATTACTGGGCTCAATAGCGCCAACAAGTGTAATTGCCGCCTAGTCATCTGCAACGTACAGGCTTCTGCCAAACTCATTTTTGAAATTACTCAGCTCGACCGAGTATTTGAGATTGTAGAAGACCTTGAGACCCTATTCACCGAACGGCCTCCTGTGATGGAGCTAGTACCCTCCAAAACCACTACATCGAAAGTTTCAAAGCCTGTAGCAGCTTAG
- a CDS encoding Npun_F5560 family protein codes for MTPIDTGNFQEVQAEVAHLREELQMRDQLVQQLSQELFRLVKGNTGFMPSPEASERHMTEIRALREQLQGVEQQVTFYQEQITSRDTEIYQLRQSVQELTDRSRMLEQVVQELPRVYREKFAERIAPVKEKLAMLQRENRQLHAELQSVSYRLAVRTRRASGLDLPSFPRPGAASLPNFG; via the coding sequence GTGACCCCGATTGACACAGGCAACTTTCAAGAAGTGCAAGCAGAAGTGGCTCATCTGCGTGAAGAATTGCAGATGAGAGACCAGTTGGTGCAGCAGTTATCTCAGGAACTGTTCCGGTTGGTGAAGGGCAATACTGGATTTATGCCCAGCCCGGAAGCTTCAGAGCGCCACATGACTGAGATTCGGGCCTTACGGGAGCAATTACAGGGTGTAGAACAGCAAGTAACGTTCTACCAAGAGCAGATCACATCACGGGATACTGAAATCTACCAACTACGGCAATCGGTACAAGAGCTGACCGATCGCAGCCGTATGTTGGAGCAAGTGGTGCAAGAACTTCCACGAGTTTATCGCGAAAAGTTTGCTGAGCGGATTGCTCCAGTGAAAGAGAAGCTAGCCATGCTGCAACGCGAAAATCGTCAATTGCATGCTGAGCTGCAAAGCGTCAGCTACCGCTTAGCAGTGAGAACTCGTCGTGCTTCTGGCTTGGATTTGCCGAGTTTCCCCCGTCCTGGCGCTGCTAGTCTACCCAACTTTGGCTGA
- a CDS encoding Tic20 family protein — protein MTWRGSTTVPDRIFAALPYLLPLIDALPFGEFLFSQFPILQLLFIPLFPVLQIYTLPLVGPFVGLIVFFALFFLVVRNERINHFIRFNAMQAILIDIVLILCRLVLSIFPQGGPGSLLIETLYNVVFLGVLAAFIYSVAQSLLGRYAEIPTISDAVYMQVR, from the coding sequence ATGACTTGGCGCGGATCAACTACTGTTCCCGATCGGATTTTTGCGGCTTTGCCTTACTTACTACCCCTCATTGACGCACTGCCTTTCGGTGAATTTTTGTTTAGTCAATTCCCCATATTGCAATTGCTCTTTATTCCCCTCTTTCCAGTATTGCAAATCTATACTCTACCCCTTGTAGGACCTTTTGTAGGGCTAATTGTTTTCTTTGCCTTGTTTTTTCTCGTGGTTAGAAACGAACGAATTAATCACTTTATTCGCTTCAATGCCATGCAAGCTATTTTGATAGATATTGTTCTAATTTTGTGTAGATTAGTACTTTCAATTTTTCCTCAAGGCGGCCCAGGAAGTCTACTTATAGAAACACTGTATAACGTCGTCTTCCTAGGGGTTCTGGCGGCATTTATTTATTCAGTGGCTCAATCTCTATTGGGTCGCTATGCTGAAATTCCTACAATTTCAGATGCAGTTTATATGCAGGTTCGCTAA
- a CDS encoding argininosuccinate synthase: MGRAKKVVLAYSGGVDTSVCIPYLKTEWGVEEVITLAADLGQGDELEPIRKKALDSGASESLVIDATASFIQEYAFPAIQANALYENRYPLSTALARPLIAKLLVEAAAKYGADAVAHGCTGKGNDQVRFDVSIAALNPNLKVLAPAREWGMSREETIAYGEKFGIPTPVKKSSPYSIDRNLLGRSIEAGPLEDPWTEPLEEIYALTKAIADTPNEPEYVEIGFTKGLPTHLNGEALDSVALITRLNDLAGNHGVGRIDMLENRLVGIKSREIYEAPALLVLIQAHRDLESLTLTADVTHYKRGIEESYSQLVYNGLWYSPLKGALDAFVQQTQERVSGTVRVKLFKGNANIVGRQSANSLYSPDLATYGAEDKFDHKAAEGFIYVWGLPTRVWSQQNRL; encoded by the coding sequence ATGGGTCGCGCCAAGAAAGTTGTGCTGGCATACTCCGGCGGAGTCGATACTTCCGTCTGCATTCCTTATCTCAAAACTGAGTGGGGGGTTGAAGAAGTCATTACTCTGGCAGCCGACTTGGGTCAAGGGGATGAGCTAGAACCGATTCGCAAAAAAGCACTCGACTCAGGTGCAAGTGAGTCCTTGGTCATTGACGCGACGGCAAGCTTTATTCAAGAGTATGCTTTTCCTGCCATTCAAGCCAATGCGCTCTACGAAAATCGTTATCCTCTCTCTACCGCTCTAGCTCGGCCACTCATTGCCAAGCTGTTGGTGGAAGCTGCTGCAAAATATGGTGCAGATGCGGTAGCACATGGCTGCACAGGTAAAGGGAATGACCAAGTGCGTTTCGATGTCTCGATCGCCGCGCTAAACCCCAACCTGAAAGTCCTAGCGCCCGCCAGAGAATGGGGCATGAGCCGGGAAGAAACGATCGCCTACGGAGAAAAATTTGGCATTCCCACTCCTGTTAAGAAGTCTTCACCCTACAGCATCGATCGCAACCTGTTAGGGCGCAGTATCGAAGCAGGCCCTCTAGAAGACCCCTGGACTGAGCCACTAGAAGAAATTTATGCTTTGACCAAGGCGATCGCAGATACCCCCAACGAGCCAGAGTATGTAGAGATTGGCTTCACAAAAGGGTTGCCCACTCACCTGAATGGAGAAGCTTTAGATTCTGTAGCGCTGATTACCCGGCTCAACGACCTAGCTGGTAATCATGGCGTCGGGCGGATCGACATGCTAGAAAATCGTTTAGTTGGAATTAAGTCTCGCGAGATTTATGAGGCACCCGCTCTCTTAGTGCTAATTCAAGCCCATCGAGATCTAGAGAGTCTGACGCTCACGGCTGATGTCACCCACTACAAGCGGGGGATTGAGGAGAGCTATAGCCAACTTGTCTACAACGGCCTCTGGTATAGCCCGCTCAAGGGAGCCTTAGATGCCTTTGTTCAACAGACTCAAGAGCGAGTTTCTGGCACTGTACGGGTCAAGCTATTCAAGGGCAATGCCAATATTGTGGGGCGGCAGTCTGCCAACTCTCTCTACAGCCCAGACTTAGCGACTTATGGTGCGGAAGACAAGTTCGACCACAAAGCTGCCGAAGGGTTTATCTATGTTTGGGGTCTACCCACGCGGGTTTGGTCACAGCAAAATCGCCTTTAA
- a CDS encoding glycosyltransferase family 2 protein, with product MFFSVVIPTYNRQPILEKCLKALEHQHLAVDGEVTGYEIVLVDDGSTDGTVEWMRAHAADFPHVRLFCQDHRGPAAARNLGVQQASGDTIIFIDSDLVVTEQFLQAHADGLAEGQRSLPSSLSVQTNSTEPPRLFTYGRVINTCNFEHPTAEPYKVTDFSAAYFATGNVAIARYWLEKAGLFDTQFQLYGWEDLELGVRLKQLGLKLIKCPSAVGYHWHPPFALAEIPQLIDKEIQRGRMGVLFYQKHPTWEVRMMIQMTWLHRILWGLLSLGGSLNERTLAPLLQWLINQGKPQLALEIARIFLNWYNVQGVYAAYAEMRQAAS from the coding sequence GTGTTTTTTAGCGTTGTCATCCCAACCTACAATCGCCAACCGATTTTGGAGAAATGTCTGAAGGCTTTAGAGCATCAACACTTGGCAGTAGATGGCGAAGTGACTGGCTATGAAATTGTGCTGGTTGATGATGGCTCTACAGATGGGACAGTCGAGTGGATGCGCGCTCACGCAGCCGATTTCCCCCATGTACGCTTGTTTTGCCAAGATCACCGAGGCCCAGCCGCTGCGAGGAATTTAGGGGTGCAGCAAGCGAGCGGGGATACGATTATTTTCATTGACAGCGACTTAGTTGTCACCGAGCAGTTTTTACAGGCTCATGCGGATGGTTTGGCGGAAGGTCAGCGATCGCTACCCAGTTCGCTATCAGTTCAGACAAACTCTACAGAACCACCCCGCCTCTTTACCTACGGTCGGGTAATTAATACTTGTAACTTCGAGCATCCTACGGCTGAGCCCTACAAGGTCACAGATTTTTCGGCAGCCTATTTCGCTACCGGGAATGTCGCGATCGCTCGTTATTGGTTAGAGAAAGCAGGCTTATTTGATACTCAGTTCCAATTATATGGCTGGGAAGATTTAGAGCTAGGCGTACGGCTGAAGCAATTAGGGCTAAAGCTGATTAAATGCCCCAGTGCAGTTGGCTACCATTGGCATCCACCTTTTGCCTTAGCAGAAATTCCGCAGTTGATTGACAAAGAAATCCAGCGCGGACGCATGGGAGTGTTGTTTTATCAAAAGCATCCCACCTGGGAAGTGCGGATGATGATTCAAATGACTTGGCTCCACCGCATTCTTTGGGGGTTACTGTCTCTCGGTGGCTCCTTAAATGAGCGAACCTTAGCCCCTTTGTTGCAATGGCTAATTAATCAAGGCAAACCGCAACTAGCCCTTGAGATCGCTCGTATCTTCTTAAATTGGTACAACGTTCAAGGTGTGTATGCTGCTTATGCTGAAATGCGGCAGGCCGCTTCGTAA
- a CDS encoding competence/damage-inducible protein A — translation MSMSLSAEVICVGTELLLGDILNSNAQYLAQQLARLGIPHYYQTVVGDNPLRLKKVLAIACERSRLIILTGGLGPTPDDLTIATLADFFDVPLVEHPEILEDIAQKYARRGREMSPSNRKQALLPEGAEVLPNASGSAPGVIWQPRTGLTILTFPGVPSEMQLMWQETAVPYLRQQGWGQEVIHSRMLKFWGTSESVLAEKVAPFLDLVNPTVAPYANHGEVKLRIAARAESEATALQLIEPVEHQLRQIGGLDYYGADDESLASVVGGQLQAVRETVSTAESCTGGGLGQMLTSIPGSSSYFMGGVISYDNQAKISLLGVNAEDLAQQGAVSHIVAKQMAGGVRSRLGTTWGLSITGIAGPGGGSASKPVGLVYIGLAGPQEEIESYEYQFGSFRGRTWIQQISACTALDQLRRKLLTRSLAENSHF, via the coding sequence ATGTCAATGAGTCTGAGTGCTGAGGTGATTTGTGTTGGCACTGAGTTGCTCTTGGGAGATATTCTAAACAGCAACGCGCAGTATTTAGCGCAGCAGTTAGCCCGGTTGGGCATTCCTCACTACTACCAGACTGTAGTCGGGGATAATCCCTTGCGCCTCAAAAAAGTATTGGCCATTGCCTGTGAGCGATCGCGCCTGATCATCCTCACTGGAGGCTTGGGGCCAACCCCCGACGACCTCACCATCGCCACCCTGGCAGACTTTTTCGATGTCCCACTCGTCGAGCATCCAGAAATTCTGGAAGATATTGCTCAGAAATATGCTCGTCGGGGTCGGGAGATGTCTCCAAGCAACCGTAAGCAAGCTTTGTTGCCAGAAGGAGCTGAAGTGCTCCCTAACGCCTCTGGCAGTGCCCCAGGCGTAATTTGGCAACCCCGCACAGGTTTAACGATTCTGACCTTTCCGGGAGTGCCTTCAGAAATGCAGTTGATGTGGCAAGAAACAGCGGTGCCTTACCTGCGGCAGCAGGGCTGGGGGCAGGAAGTGATTCATAGCCGCATGCTGAAATTTTGGGGTACCAGCGAATCAGTCTTGGCAGAAAAGGTCGCTCCATTTCTGGATTTAGTCAATCCCACGGTCGCACCTTATGCCAATCATGGGGAAGTGAAGTTGAGGATTGCGGCACGGGCAGAGTCAGAGGCAACAGCGCTCCAACTGATCGAACCCGTAGAGCACCAACTGCGACAAATCGGTGGTCTCGACTACTACGGGGCCGATGACGAAAGCTTGGCGTCTGTGGTTGGAGGGCAGTTGCAAGCGGTGCGCGAAACCGTAAGTACGGCTGAATCTTGCACAGGGGGAGGTTTGGGTCAAATGCTTACCAGTATCCCTGGCAGTTCAAGTTATTTTATGGGCGGAGTCATTTCCTATGACAACCAAGCCAAGATTTCTCTGCTAGGCGTGAACGCGGAAGATTTAGCGCAGCAGGGAGCGGTGAGTCATATTGTTGCTAAGCAAATGGCCGGTGGCGTGCGATCGCGTTTAGGCACTACCTGGGGACTGAGCATCACTGGCATTGCGGGGCCTGGCGGTGGTAGCGCTTCTAAACCTGTGGGTCTAGTTTACATAGGTCTGGCAGGCCCTCAGGAAGAAATAGAAAGCTATGAATATCAATTTGGCTCCTTCCGAGGGCGGACTTGGATTCAGCAAATCAGTGCTTGCACAGCGCTAGATCAATTACGGCGTAAGCTATTGACGCGATCGCTGGCAGAAAATTCGCATTTTTAA
- the rpsF gene encoding 30S ribosomal protein S6, giving the protein MSYIYETMYILRPDLGEELTDQTIGKYQNILREQGAELIETQHRGKRRLAYEIKKHREGVYVQMNYSGPGSAIAVLERAMRLSEEVVRYLTVKQEVTDEAVPADEAEA; this is encoded by the coding sequence ATGAGCTACATCTACGAGACAATGTACATTTTGCGCCCTGACTTAGGGGAGGAACTTACCGATCAGACGATTGGTAAGTACCAAAACATCCTCAGAGAGCAAGGTGCGGAGCTGATAGAAACTCAGCATCGTGGCAAGCGTCGTCTAGCTTACGAAATCAAGAAGCACCGTGAGGGTGTTTATGTGCAAATGAACTACAGCGGCCCAGGTAGCGCGATCGCGGTCTTAGAGCGAGCTATGCGCCTGAGTGAAGAAGTGGTTCGCTACCTCACGGTGAAACAAGAAGTTACGGATGAGGCTGTTCCAGCTGACGAAGCTGAAGCATAG
- the aroQ gene encoding type II 3-dehydroquinate dehydratase: MLSVLVLHGPNLNLLGQREPGIYGRVTLDEINRFLEQEGQTLQVKVSTLQSNHEGVLVDAIHAAQGHHQGIVINAGAYTHTSVALRDAIAAVNLPTVEVHLSNIYRREEFRHHSFIAPVAVGQISGFGPESYRLGLHALVHHLQKLAAT, from the coding sequence TTGCTAAGCGTTCTGGTTTTGCACGGACCTAACTTAAATCTCCTGGGGCAACGTGAACCAGGGATCTATGGTCGTGTGACTCTAGATGAAATTAACCGTTTCCTAGAGCAGGAAGGGCAAACGCTGCAAGTCAAGGTGTCTACCTTGCAATCAAATCACGAAGGTGTTTTGGTGGATGCCATCCATGCGGCTCAAGGGCATCATCAAGGAATTGTGATTAATGCTGGGGCTTACACGCATACGAGCGTAGCGCTGCGAGACGCGATCGCCGCAGTTAATCTCCCCACCGTTGAGGTGCATCTCAGCAATATCTATCGTCGCGAAGAATTTCGGCATCACTCATTTATTGCGCCTGTAGCAGTTGGGCAAATTAGTGGTTTTGGCCCTGAAAGCTACCGATTGGGGCTGCATGCTTTAGTCCATCACCTTCAGAAACTAGCAGCAACTTAA
- a CDS encoding glycosyltransferase family 4 protein — MPYQLYHLVAFLVSAVVVLWSTPIVRKIGLKSGRVDLPGDRKVHQRPMVRLGGVSIFAGTLIALLIVWWTGGFGLLPPDKEYEVWGVTIGGLAFFLIGLTDDLFGLSPLTRLIVQALVAGLAWKAGVQIEFLSIPFDGLVSLPDWISLPITVIWLVGMANAINWIDGLDGLAAGVSGIAAVVMLVASLFMNQPAAALIAAALAGGALGFLRYNFNPAQIFMGDGGAYFIGFTLAGVGVIGLVKSVTTVAVVLPYLILAVPILDMSAVILDRLRSGKSPFVADKRHLHHRLLEAGLSHRLTVLFIYSLTLWVGSIALAVSGMPSGIAYALGATALLSYTSWKVRKQARAR, encoded by the coding sequence ATGCCATACCAGCTCTATCACCTGGTTGCATTTCTCGTCTCCGCCGTCGTCGTCCTCTGGAGTACGCCAATTGTCAGAAAAATTGGCCTCAAAAGTGGACGAGTAGACCTCCCTGGCGATCGCAAGGTCCATCAACGACCAATGGTGCGTTTGGGAGGTGTTTCTATCTTTGCGGGCACTTTAATTGCCCTCTTGATTGTTTGGTGGACGGGCGGATTCGGTTTGCTCCCACCCGACAAAGAATACGAAGTTTGGGGAGTCACTATTGGCGGTCTAGCCTTTTTCTTAATTGGCTTGACCGATGACTTGTTTGGTCTGTCGCCGTTGACTCGTCTAATTGTGCAAGCCCTTGTTGCTGGCTTAGCCTGGAAAGCAGGCGTACAGATCGAATTTCTCTCCATTCCCTTTGATGGTCTAGTCTCTCTACCCGATTGGATCAGCCTACCCATCACCGTGATCTGGTTGGTAGGCATGGCGAATGCGATCAATTGGATTGACGGCTTGGATGGCTTAGCGGCAGGAGTTTCTGGAATTGCTGCCGTAGTCATGCTGGTTGCCAGCTTATTCATGAACCAACCCGCTGCGGCCTTAATTGCTGCGGCCTTAGCCGGAGGAGCTTTGGGCTTTCTGCGCTACAACTTCAATCCAGCTCAGATCTTTATGGGTGATGGAGGAGCCTATTTCATTGGGTTTACGCTAGCTGGGGTAGGTGTCATTGGCTTAGTTAAGAGTGTGACCACTGTCGCAGTTGTGTTGCCCTACTTAATTTTGGCGGTGCCCATTTTAGATATGTCGGCGGTAATTTTAGACCGACTGCGTAGTGGCAAGTCTCCTTTTGTGGCAGACAAACGCCATTTACATCATCGGTTACTCGAAGCAGGGCTCTCGCATCGCTTAACGGTTTTATTTATTTACTCGTTAACTTTGTGGGTCGGCAGTATTGCTCTTGCTGTTTCTGGCATGCCTAGTGGCATCGCTTATGCTCTGGGTGCAACGGCCCTACTGAGTTACACCAGTTGGAAAGTACGCAAGCAAGCAAGAGCCCGCTAA
- a CDS encoding NAD(P)/FAD-dependent oxidoreductase, whose product MKLSKKNLDQKLDHVYDVIIVGGGAGGLSAAVYLQRYRLSCLVIEKGRGRSFWMQELRNYLGLPPTTPGRTLLQQGQEHLLSLEGDYLAGYVEDVQDEGETFAVKVKVGKKDSTYPVFRSKYLIAASGIIDHLPKLKDMQNVFDYAGYNLHVCMICDGYEMADKKCGLFVASESAINTAFVLNWFTPYISVFTHGLCEVSPEMRQKLQEHGYPLIETPIARFVGHDHEMNGVELSDGSVVELETGLIAMGSHYQSEYLKNLNLEWNGGNLKTDSMCRTSHSRIFAVGDLKEGLNQVSIAVADGTLAATAIWREIRRQSNPRVWQDNLVGAAKT is encoded by the coding sequence ATGAAGCTTTCCAAGAAGAATTTAGATCAAAAGCTAGATCACGTTTATGACGTCATCATCGTTGGAGGCGGTGCTGGTGGTCTTTCGGCAGCAGTCTACCTACAACGCTATCGCCTTTCCTGTCTAGTGATTGAAAAAGGCCGAGGTCGCTCCTTCTGGATGCAGGAATTACGCAACTACTTGGGTCTACCCCCCACCACACCAGGCAGAACCCTACTGCAACAGGGGCAAGAGCACCTATTATCTCTAGAAGGTGATTACCTGGCAGGCTACGTTGAAGATGTTCAGGATGAAGGCGAGACTTTTGCGGTCAAGGTCAAAGTTGGCAAGAAAGATAGCACCTACCCCGTCTTTCGGTCTAAGTACTTAATAGCTGCGAGTGGCATCATTGACCATTTGCCAAAGCTTAAAGACATGCAGAACGTGTTTGACTACGCAGGCTACAATCTGCACGTCTGTATGATTTGCGATGGCTACGAAATGGCTGATAAGAAGTGTGGACTCTTTGTGGCTTCAGAGTCGGCAATTAACACTGCTTTTGTCTTAAATTGGTTTACCCCTTATATCAGTGTCTTTACTCACGGCTTATGTGAGGTCAGCCCAGAAATGCGGCAGAAATTGCAAGAGCATGGGTATCCTTTGATCGAGACTCCCATTGCCCGCTTTGTCGGACATGACCATGAAATGAACGGCGTTGAATTGTCTGATGGGTCGGTGGTTGAACTTGAGACAGGTTTGATTGCCATGGGTTCTCATTACCAAAGTGAGTATCTAAAAAACTTGAATTTGGAATGGAATGGTGGCAATCTGAAAACTGATTCCATGTGTCGCACGTCCCATTCCCGCATTTTTGCGGTGGGAGATTTAAAGGAAGGTTTGAATCAGGTGTCAATTGCTGTTGCAGATGGTACATTAGCTGCAACAGCAATTTGGCGAGAGATTCGGCGACAGTCAAATCCTCGTGTTTGGCAAGACAACTTAGTTGGAGCTGCAAAGACGTGA
- a CDS encoding DedA family protein, with amino-acid sequence MSFEFLSLETIQELARHYGYWAVFVGILLENLGLPIPGETATLAGGFLAGSGELNYWIVLGSAALGASLGGTCGYWIGRWGGWPLLVGLGRIFRFREEQLLEVKNQFSENAAKTVFFGRFIALLRVFASPLAGIVEMPFLKFMFYNLIGASTWASVMVTLAFFAGRIVPLEQLVVWAAQFTGVALVLAIAWIAVPIWLETRKAKQLERPD; translated from the coding sequence ATGTCTTTCGAGTTTTTATCGTTAGAGACTATCCAGGAGTTAGCCCGTCACTACGGGTACTGGGCAGTGTTTGTAGGAATTCTGCTAGAAAATTTGGGTCTACCAATCCCTGGTGAAACTGCGACACTAGCTGGCGGTTTCTTGGCAGGGAGTGGTGAATTAAATTACTGGATTGTTCTCGGTAGTGCAGCTCTCGGCGCTTCCTTAGGGGGGACTTGTGGCTATTGGATTGGGAGATGGGGTGGCTGGCCATTGCTGGTTGGCCTGGGTCGCATCTTCCGCTTTCGCGAGGAGCAACTGCTAGAAGTCAAAAATCAATTCAGCGAAAACGCAGCAAAAACCGTTTTCTTTGGCCGCTTTATTGCTTTGCTCAGAGTTTTTGCCAGCCCTCTAGCTGGAATTGTTGAAATGCCGTTTCTCAAGTTTATGTTTTACAACTTGATCGGCGCTTCAACTTGGGCTTCGGTAATGGTGACGCTGGCGTTTTTTGCGGGTCGGATTGTGCCTTTAGAACAGCTAGTTGTTTGGGCGGCTCAGTTCACGGGTGTTGCTTTGGTGCTGGCGATCGCCTGGATTGCAGTTCCTATTTGGCTAGAAACTCGCAAAGCTAAGCAATTGGAACGTCCAGACTAA
- the glyA gene encoding serine hydroxymethyltransferase, with protein MTQTNLDFLAKSDPDIAGLINQELQRQRDHLELIASENFTSAAVLAAQGSVLTNKYAEGLPQKRYYGGCEFVDQIEQLAIDRIKQLFGAAHANVQPHSGAQANFAVFLALLEPGDTIMGMDLSHGGHLTHGSPVNVSGKWFKVCHYGVSQETEQLDYDQIRELALQHRPRLIVCGYSAYPRIIQFDKFRAIANEVGAYLLADIAHIAGLVATGHHPNPLPYCDVVTTTTHKTLRGPRGGLIMTRDPELGKKFDKAVFPGTQGGPLEHVIAAKAVAFGEALKPEFKTYSGQVIENAQALASQLQQRGFKIVSGGTDNHLMLVDLRSIGMTGKKADQLVSGVNITANKNTVPFDPESPFVTSGLRLGSPAMTTRGMGTTEFAEIANIIADRLLNPEDEAIAQACRQRVAALCARFPLYPHLSIPVPVLA; from the coding sequence GTGACTCAAACTAACTTAGACTTCCTAGCCAAATCTGATCCCGATATTGCTGGCTTGATTAACCAAGAACTCCAGCGTCAGCGTGACCACCTAGAGTTGATTGCGAGTGAAAACTTCACCTCTGCCGCCGTGCTAGCAGCTCAAGGTTCGGTGCTAACTAATAAGTATGCAGAGGGGTTGCCACAGAAGCGCTACTACGGAGGTTGCGAATTTGTGGATCAGATCGAGCAATTAGCGATCGATCGCATCAAGCAACTTTTTGGTGCTGCCCACGCCAACGTACAGCCTCACTCTGGTGCCCAAGCTAACTTTGCCGTTTTCTTGGCTCTGCTAGAACCCGGAGATACCATCATGGGAATGGACTTGTCCCACGGTGGTCACTTAACCCACGGCTCCCCAGTCAACGTTTCTGGTAAGTGGTTTAAGGTTTGCCACTACGGCGTTAGCCAGGAAACCGAGCAGCTAGACTACGACCAGATTCGCGAGTTGGCACTTCAGCATCGGCCTAGATTAATTGTCTGCGGTTACTCCGCTTATCCTCGGATTATCCAGTTTGATAAATTCCGGGCGATCGCGAATGAAGTTGGGGCTTACCTACTCGCAGACATTGCTCACATTGCTGGCCTCGTTGCCACTGGGCATCATCCCAATCCCTTACCCTACTGCGATGTCGTCACCACCACGACTCACAAGACTCTGCGTGGCCCTAGAGGTGGATTGATCATGACCCGCGATCCAGAACTGGGCAAAAAGTTTGATAAAGCGGTCTTCCCTGGCACTCAAGGCGGACCTTTAGAGCATGTGATTGCGGCTAAGGCTGTGGCTTTCGGTGAAGCTCTGAAACCAGAATTCAAAACTTATTCTGGTCAGGTGATTGAAAATGCTCAAGCGCTGGCAAGTCAGTTACAACAACGAGGCTTCAAAATTGTTTCAGGTGGCACCGACAACCACTTGATGCTGGTGGATTTGCGATCGATTGGTATGACTGGCAAGAAAGCAGACCAGCTAGTGAGCGGTGTTAACATCACAGCCAACAAAAATACCGTACCGTTCGATCCAGAGTCACCGTTTGTCACCAGCGGCCTCAGACTCGGTTCACCTGCCATGACCACTCGTGGGATGGGAACGACTGAATTTGCAGAAATTGCCAATATTATTGCGGATCGACTTCTAAACCCAGAAGATGAGGCGATCGCTCAAGCTTGCCGCCAGCGAGTCGCTGCCTTATGCGCTAGGTTCCCGCTTTATCCTCATCTGAGCATTCCAGTGCCAGTTTTGGCATAG